Proteins encoded by one window of Dendropsophus ebraccatus isolate aDenEbr1 chromosome 4, aDenEbr1.pat, whole genome shotgun sequence:
- the CD151 gene encoding CD151 antigen, which yields MGEYNEKKETCGTICLKYLLFTFNFFFWLAGLAVMAVGIWTLVQKSDYISLLPSSMYAATAYILVIAGAVVMVTGFLGCCATFKERKSLLKVYFILLLCIFILEILAGILAYIYYQQLNDELKQSLKNTMTMKYKQPGEDKVTQAVDKLQQEFKCCGSNNSQDWRESSWIRSPQSEGRLVPDSCCKTVTPKCGVREHPSNIYRVEGGCITKLETFIRSHLLIIGAVGLGIGFVQVFGMIFTCCLYKSLKSEPY from the exons ATGGGCGAGTACAATGAGAAGAAAGAGACTTGTGGGACAATATGTCTGAAGTACCTGCTCTTCACTTTTAATTTCTTTTTCTGG cTGGCAGGCCTTGCTGTCATGGCTGTAGGAATATGGACTCTGGTGCAGAAAAGTGACTACATCAGCCTGCTACCGTCCAGCATGTACGCCGCCACTGCATACATCCTTGTCATTGCTGGGGCAGTTGTCATGGTAACTGGCTTCCTCGGATGTTGTGCAACTTTTAAGGAAAGGAAAAGTCTGCTTAAAGTG TATTTTATCCTGTTGCTCTGCATCTTCATCTTGGAGATTCTGGCAGGTATCCTGGCTTATATATACTACCAGCAG ctgaATGATGAATTAAAGCAAAGCCTGAAGAACACCATGACCATGAAGTACAAGCAGCCAGGAGAGGACAAAGTCACCCAGGCGGTGGACAAGCTGCAGCAGGAG TTTAAGTGTTGTGGCAGTAACAATTCCCAAGACTGGAGGGAAAGTTCCTGGATAAGGTCCCCACAATCTGAGGGGCGCTTGGTTCCAGACAGCTGCTGCAAGACTGTTACCCCAAAATGTGGGGTCCGAGAACATCCCTCAAACATCTACAGAGTCGAG GGCGGCTGCATCACCAAACTGGAAACCTTCATCCGATCTCATCTGCTTATTATAGGAGCTGTGGGTTTAGGCATTGGCTTTGTACAG GTATTTGGAATGATATTCACTTGTTGCCTCTACAAGAGTCTAAAGTCTGAACCATACTAA